Proteins from one Homalodisca vitripennis isolate AUS2020 chromosome 3, UT_GWSS_2.1, whole genome shotgun sequence genomic window:
- the LOC124358292 gene encoding uncharacterized protein LOC124358292: MSLDDFAIILGRIEGKIAKTDTNFRECVPASVRLAITLRFLASGDSYGSLMYLFRVSKPTISLLVPEVCRAIVEALQEYVKMPENEEQWLCESKKFEEKWDFPHAVGAIDGKHVAIQCPPKSGSEYFNYKSFFSFVLFALVDADYNFMFVDVGCQGRISDGGVFKNSLSCTTILKKGNLKLPPPSPLPNSSIPSPYVILGDDAFCIE, translated from the exons ATGTCGTTAGACGATTTCGCCATCATATTGGGAAGGATAGAAGGGAAAATTGCCAAAACCGACACCAACTTCCGAGAGTGCGTTCCTGCATCAGTCCGGTTGGCGATAACTCTTCGATTTTTAGCAAGTGGTGACTCGTACGGTAGCCTCATGTATCTCTTCAGGGTTTCTAAGCCTACAATTTCTTTACTTGTTCCTGAAGTCTGTCGGGCCATCGTAGAAGCACTACAGGAGTATGTCAAG ATGCCCGAAAATGAAGAACAGTGGCTATGCGAATCCAAGAAATTTGAAGAGAAGTGGGACTTCCCCCATGCTGTTGGAGCCATCGACGGAAAGCATGTAGCAATACAATGTCCGCCCAAAAGCGGGAGCGAATACTTCAACTACAAGTcctttttcagttttgtattatttgcgCTTGTCGACGCTGATTATAACTTCATGTTTGTGGACGTTGGATGTCAAGGCAGGATTTCAGATGGTGGAGTTTTCAAAAATTCTCTCAGTTGTACGACAATATTGAAAAAGGGCAACTTGAAACTTCCCCCACCATCTCCACTGCCGAATTCGAGTATCCCCAGCCCGTACGTCATTTTGGGGGACGATGCTTTTTGCATTGAGTGA